DNA sequence from the Methanofollis formosanus genome:
CCATCGCCTCGTCTCCCTTCATGGGCGCCACGTCGATGAGGATGAAGTTCGCCTCAGACGGGGCCACCGGCAGGGGAATCTCGGCCATAAAACGATCTCTCCATCTCCTGACATGCGCCACGACCTCATGAATGTGTGCCCGGTCGGCAAGCGCCGCCTCCGCCGCAGCAAGGGCGACACTGTTCACCGCAAAGGGCGTGGCCGCCTGCTCCAGGTGAGGAGCAAGCCATTCGGGGACGAAGGCATACCCGAAGCGCAGGCCAGCAAGCGAGTAGGCCTTGGACATCGTCCGCCCCTCGATGAGATGGTCGTACTCCCGCATCAGCGGGCGGTAGTCCACGTCAGAGAACTCGATATACGCGTTGTCCAGGAAGAGGAGACAGTCGGTCCGGTCCAGGATCTCACGCACCACGTCGACCGGCACGACGTTGCCGGTGGGGTTGTTCGGCGTGCAGAGGAAGGCAAGTTTTGCCCCCTGGCAGGCCTCGACGAACCGATCCGGATCGACCGAGAAGTCGGGCTCACGCGGGACCTCGACGACCTCCGCACCCTGTGCGGCGGCGGTCAGGTTGTAGAAGGAGAAGGTCGGGGTGGAGATGACGACACGGTCGCCGGGTTCCACCACGGTGCGCACGACGGTCTCGATCACGCCGTCCATGCCGTTGCCGATGAGGAACGCATGATCGCCGTGAAGCCGCCGGAGGGCCACCGTCACCGCCGCGGCCCGTGCCGCCGGGTAGCGGTTCCCTTCCTTCAGGGCCGAGAGCCCTGCGGCGATGACCGCCTCAGAAGGAGAAGCGGGGTTTTCGTTGCTGGCAAGCCGCGCCACCCTCGAAAGCCCCTGCTCGCGCGCGATCTCCTCCGCGCTCTTTGCAAAGACGTACCCGCCTGCTGTAGCGTAACAGCGCCTAACGACCGAGCGCCTCATTGATCACACCGACGGCCGCGTCGATCTCCTCATCGGTGATGACAAGGGGCGGCACGAGCCTGATGTTCCCGTCGGCCGCGCAGTTGACGATCACCCCATGCTCGGCACAGTACTGCTGCACCTCGGCACAGCGCTCGCCGACCGTGAACCCGATCATCAGTCCCACCTGCCTGGGGTTCCAGGCGGCAAGCCCATCGGCGAAGCGTGCGCCTTTCGCCGGGATCGACGGGAGAAGTTCCTCGATCACGCTGATCGTCGCCCGTGCGGCGGCGCAGGCGAGCGGTCCGCCGGCGAAGGTGCTCCCATGTTCGCCGCCCTTGAACTCAAGTCCCTTGCGGGCGACCAGCGCACCCATCGGGAACCCGCTGGCGATCCCCTTGGCCAGCGTGAGGATGTCGGGTTGCGCCTGCGTGTGCTGGAACGCAAACCACTTCCCGGTCCGTCCCATCCCGGTCTGGACCTCGTCGACGATCATCAGGG
Encoded proteins:
- the hisC gene encoding histidinol-phosphate transaminase, which encodes MRRSVVRRCYATAGGYVFAKSAEEIAREQGLSRVARLASNENPASPSEAVIAAGLSALKEGNRYPAARAAAVTVALRRLHGDHAFLIGNGMDGVIETVVRTVVEPGDRVVISTPTFSFYNLTAAAQGAEVVEVPREPDFSVDPDRFVEACQGAKLAFLCTPNNPTGNVVPVDVVREILDRTDCLLFLDNAYIEFSDVDYRPLMREYDHLIEGRTMSKAYSLAGLRFGYAFVPEWLAPHLEQAATPFAVNSVALAAAEAALADRAHIHEVVAHVRRWRDRFMAEIPLPVAPSEANFILIDVAPMKGDEAMERLAAGGVVVRSCRSFPGLEDRYIRVSIGADWENELFLEKVRDLR